Genomic window (Streptomyces cadmiisoli):
GTTCGTCTCCGCTCTGGTCCTCGACTACCTGCTTGATGTCGAGAACCTTGGGTTCGGCGAGGGTGGCGCCTTCCGGGATCTTCAGATCGGGGTCGTTGGCGTCGACCTCCACGGGGGCGGAGGCGGATGCCTCCGTACCCGGCGGGACGCTCGGACTGTCGTCGGCGTGAGCCGTCGCGGCACCGCAGACACCGGTGGTGAGCAACGCCGTCGCGACGGCCAGGGTCAGGGTCACACGGGTGCGGGTCATGTCCGGCCTCACCCGGAGATCGAGATGGTGGCGCTGGCGAACGTCGGAAGTTGGAAGCTGACTTCGGTGGTACTGGTGGGTGGGGACGGGAACTGCATGAAGACCGGCACGGTTTCACCGGGCTTCATCGACCCCAGATCCGAAGTCGTGAGCGGGCGGCCGTCCGTGTCCCGCAGCACGTAGTACCGCTTCTTCCCCTCGGAGTCCACCAAGGTGGCCCCGCCCAAAGACCGACCGTGCTGGATGATCTCGGTCTCATCTCCCCTGAGAGCCGCGGGCACTTGCACCCGTTCAGCTCCATCGTTCTTCAAGTCTCCATTCACGGTCAGAAAGCCCCCGGAATCCCGCTCAGCAGAGGTGAGAGTGAGCAGCAGGCCATCCTGGCCCTTCAGCTCTGCCAAAGGCTCCGCTGACTGGCCTTGCTGAGCATCGGCACTGGATCCGCTGTCCTTCGAAGCAGACGCCGATCGGTCCGGCTTCTCGTCATCCCCGCCACCACCACCGCAGCCGACCACACCGAGGGCCAGACCAGCCGCCACGGTCAGGGCGGCCATCCCCCTGAGGGCCTTCGTTGTGAACCGAATGCTCATGCCTCTGCTTCCTTCGTCACTCGTCGTTCGCTTGTCAGTCGGCCAGGTGAACGTCGAACAAGTCCTCAGGCCCAGGCAGGTCACTGAGGTCGTCCGGGGTCAGGTCCCAGTTCTTGTCCTTGCACTTGAGGCTCGGCAGCACCTCGTCCCCGCCATCCTGCTCGGAGGGCTGGAACGTGCAGCGCGACTCGACGACGGCAGTTGCGGACGCCTTGGCGGTCTGGTCCTCGGTGCCCGGGACGATCGTGTCCCCCACGGGGTCGTCGGTCTCGGCCTCCACCGTGTAGCCGAGGAGTCCGTCCGGATCACAAGCAAGTACGTGCGCGTCGTTCTGCGCCGCGAGCTGATCCGCGCGCCAGCACGGATCGAGAACATCCACGTTGCCGTCGAAGATGTCCTGCCACAGGGTCGGGTCCAGCACGTTTTCGACCCACTGGCCAGCGAGTTGGTCACGGGTGTCCATCGCCGCGGCGAGCGCTGCGGCGTCCGCCGCGGTCTGGGCCTCGTTCCTGGTCGCTGCGGCCTGGCCGACCGCAAGGTACGCGAACGCGAGAAAGAGCAGGCCCGCCACCACCGTGATGTAGATGGGGAAGGCCTGCCCTGCGTCGCGGCACGTGTGATGCCTCCTCAGCCGCCAGTGACTTCGGTGATCTTGTCGCTGATCGCGTCGAAGATCGACTCGCCGATGTCCGTACCCGTGATCGCCAGCACGATCGCCACGACCACCGCGATGATCCCCAGGTACTCGACGGCCGTCTGCCCCTCGTCGTTGCGGGCGGCACGAGCGCGGAAGTACGAGGCGGTGGTGTTGAACCAGTTGTTCATGGTGTTCCCCTCCGGTATCGGCATCGGTGCCGCTTTCGACACCGGAAAGGTACGGCGGAAGACCCCTCCCGTCAGAGGGCCCCAGGGCCCAATCCCGGGCCCAACGCGAGGCCCAGCGCCGCCTGTCCGTCCCCCCATGCGTCACCGCGGCTCACCCCAGTCCCCGTTGTGAACCCGGCGCCGTGCCCAGCCACTTCGCCGCGGCCTGAGAGCGGCTCGTGCTGTGGAGCTTCGCGAAGATGCGGTTGATGTGGTTCTTGACCGTCTTCTCACTGATGAAGCATGTGGCGGCGATCTGCTGGTTGTTCATGCCGGATGCGATGAGGTCCATGATCTCCGCCTCCCTCGTGCTCAGTTGGAACCGTGCCCGATACGTAGACTGTGCCACATCTGATTGCACCTGCGAAAGGTTTTCCGGCGAATTGGCGCGTGTCATTGCGTCTCGGGGAGCGAAACTTGACGCGGACGTCATGATCTGATGATTTGCAGTCGCATCTATCTCGCCCAGGCCATCGGGGAGCCCCGACACGTCGCCTCCGCTCCGTCCGGCACCGACGCTGGCGGCCCCTTTGGCCGCTCCACCCCCTTCGCCGCGGAGCTGCGCCAGCAGCGCACCCGCCGCCGTGGGGGTGAAGTGCGGCCTGCCGTGCTTGATGTCCCGGACCGCGGCGACCAGCTGGTCCGCCGTGAACTCGCCGTGCACCAGGTAGCCTCCGGCCCCGCGCCGCAGGGCCTCCTGGACCACCTCCGACTCCCGGCTGTAGGTGAGCATCACGACAGGCGCCAGCGGCACCAGGTACGGCAGGGCCGAGATGCCGTCCACTCCGGGCATGCGGACGTCCAGGAGCACCACGTCCGGGCGCTGGGCCCGGGTCGCCTCGTAGGCCTCGCGGCCGTCGGCGGCCTCCGCCACGACCGCGATGTCCGCACGGCCGGACAGGAGCGCGACCAGGCCGGCGCGCACCACCGGGTTGTCGTCGGCCACGACGACCCGCAGGGCGACCGTTTGCCGGGGCGGCGGGAAGTCGGCAAACGGGTTCTGGGGCGAAGACGGCGGCGGAGCGCC
Coding sequences:
- a CDS encoding pilus assembly protein TadG-related protein; protein product: MRRHHTCRDAGQAFPIYITVVAGLLFLAFAYLAVGQAAATRNEAQTAADAAALAAAMDTRDQLAGQWVENVLDPTLWQDIFDGNVDVLDPCWRADQLAAQNDAHVLACDPDGLLGYTVEAETDDPVGDTIVPGTEDQTAKASATAVVESRCTFQPSEQDGGDEVLPSLKCKDKNWDLTPDDLSDLPGPEDLFDVHLAD
- a CDS encoding Flp family type IVb pilin — its product is MNNWFNTTASYFRARAARNDEGQTAVEYLGIIAVVVAIVLAITGTDIGESIFDAISDKITEVTGG
- a CDS encoding response regulator transcription factor, which produces MPDAQQQTPDPGAPPPSSPQNPFADFPPPRQTVALRVVVADDNPVVRAGLVALLSGRADIAVVAEAADGREAYEATRAQRPDVVLLDVRMPGVDGISALPYLVPLAPVVMLTYSRESEVVQEALRRGAGGYLVHGEFTADQLVAAVRDIKHGRPHFTPTAAGALLAQLRGEGGGAAKGAASVGAGRSGGDVSGLPDGLGEIDATANHQIMTSASSFAPRDAMTRANSPENLSQVQSDVAQSTYRARFQLSTREAEIMDLIASGMNNQQIAATCFISEKTVKNHINRIFAKLHSTSRSQAAAKWLGTAPGSQRGLG